The Chryseobacterium indicum genome includes a window with the following:
- the dapB gene encoding 4-hydroxy-tetrahydrodipicolinate reductase — MKIALVGYGKMGKIIDEIATKRGHEIVARLKETPTAENLNNPDVVIEFSLPEVAYENIKACLENKIPVICGTTGWLEKKSEIEKLAVEKETAFLYGSNFSLGVNLFFALNEKLADLMKNVDEYSCQLEEIHHIHKLDAPSGTAISIAEGIFKNNPKFDSWKLEETQGNQLGIFAIREDEVPGTHSVFYRSEVDEIEIKHTAFNRNGFALGAVVAAEWIKDKKGNFTMKDVLGL, encoded by the coding sequence ATGAAAATAGCATTAGTTGGATACGGTAAAATGGGCAAAATCATTGATGAAATTGCCACTAAAAGAGGACATGAAATCGTTGCCCGGTTAAAAGAAACTCCAACTGCTGAAAATCTCAATAATCCTGATGTTGTAATCGAATTTTCCTTACCGGAAGTTGCTTACGAAAACATCAAAGCTTGTCTGGAAAACAAAATTCCGGTGATCTGCGGAACAACAGGCTGGCTGGAAAAAAAATCCGAAATTGAAAAACTGGCTGTAGAAAAAGAAACTGCTTTTTTATATGGTTCAAACTTTAGTCTCGGTGTTAATTTATTCTTTGCCTTGAACGAAAAACTGGCAGATTTAATGAAAAATGTAGACGAATATTCTTGTCAGTTAGAAGAAATTCATCACATTCACAAATTAGATGCTCCAAGCGGAACAGCAATTTCCATCGCCGAAGGAATTTTTAAAAACAATCCGAAATTCGATTCCTGGAAACTGGAAGAAACGCAGGGAAATCAACTGGGTATTTTTGCCATTCGTGAAGATGAGGTTCCGGGAACACATAGTGTTTTTTACAGAAGTGAAGTGGACGAAATAGAAATCAAACATACCGCATTCAACAGAAACGGTTTTGCACTGGGTGCAGTAGTTGCGGCAGAATGGATTAAAGACAAAAAAGGAAATTTCACGATGAAGGATGTTTTGGGACTTTAA
- a CDS encoding DUF5683 domain-containing protein produces the protein MKKILFTFFLCLFALAYSQVNRNDTIRVDYRPKDSVAVEKNNTKTETKIVADLEKANGPTRKTLKLNPTKAGLYSAVLPGLGQVYNKKYWKVPIVLGAVGAGVGIAVWNDNQYRKYREYYIAKLNGTPNEFVDSHPWLDKVALGNAQDRSKRQRDYAIAITGLIYILNIVDAVVDAHLYEARHDPDLTLNPAMIQDQYGIAPPKTGLSLSYRF, from the coding sequence ATGAAAAAAATACTTTTCACATTTTTTCTGTGTCTGTTTGCTCTTGCGTATTCGCAGGTAAATCGTAACGACACGATTCGGGTAGACTACCGTCCGAAAGATAGCGTTGCAGTAGAGAAAAACAATACCAAAACTGAAACAAAAATTGTTGCAGATCTGGAAAAAGCAAACGGGCCTACGAGAAAAACGCTAAAGCTGAATCCTACAAAAGCAGGATTGTATTCTGCTGTACTTCCCGGATTGGGACAGGTGTATAATAAAAAATACTGGAAAGTTCCTATTGTTTTAGGAGCAGTAGGAGCGGGAGTAGGAATTGCAGTCTGGAATGACAACCAATACAGAAAATACCGCGAATATTACATCGCAAAACTCAACGGAACGCCAAATGAATTTGTTGATAGCCATCCTTGGCTCGACAAAGTGGCTCTCGGAAATGCACAGGACAGATCCAAAAGACAGAGAGATTATGCCATTGCAATTACAGGATTAATTTACATTCTGAACATTGTAGATGCGGTAGTAGATGCACATTTGTACGAAGCAAGACACGATCCGGATCTTACACTGAATCCGGCAATGATTCAGGATCAGTACGGAATTGCACCTCCGAAAACGGGCTTAAGTTTAAGTTACAGATTTTAA
- a CDS encoding ParB/RepB/Spo0J family partition protein, with protein sequence MKDKKRAMGRGLGAILSAESKATINSATDEGADKFVGNIVEIALEDIYPNASQPRTYFDEKALNELAQSIKNLGVIQPITLRKDGEKFEIISGERRYRASKIAGLESIPAYIRLVNDQELLEMALVENIQREDLDAIEIALTYQRLMEEIGLTQENLSQRVGKDRSTITNSIRLLRLHPDIQNAIRSGEISAGHGRAIISLESEEHQQILFDLIIKEKLNVRQAEQAATAIKNPKSPAAKKAKAELSNNYKRAQKTIADILDVKVEIKASPNGKKGKIVLDFKNEDELEYILSHIK encoded by the coding sequence ATGAAGGATAAAAAAAGAGCAATGGGACGTGGTTTGGGCGCAATTCTTAGTGCCGAATCCAAAGCAACGATCAATTCTGCCACCGATGAGGGAGCAGATAAGTTTGTAGGGAATATCGTAGAAATTGCATTAGAAGATATTTATCCCAATGCGTCTCAGCCAAGAACTTATTTTGACGAAAAAGCATTGAACGAACTTGCGCAGTCGATTAAAAATTTAGGCGTTATTCAGCCGATTACCTTAAGAAAAGACGGCGAAAAGTTTGAAATCATTTCCGGGGAAAGACGTTACCGCGCAAGTAAAATTGCAGGATTAGAGTCTATTCCGGCATACATCCGTCTAGTAAACGATCAGGAACTTCTCGAAATGGCTCTTGTTGAAAATATCCAGAGAGAAGATCTTGATGCGATAGAAATTGCATTAACATATCAGAGATTGATGGAAGAGATCGGTCTTACTCAGGAAAATCTAAGCCAGAGAGTAGGGAAAGACAGAAGTACCATTACAAATTCCATCAGATTACTGAGACTGCATCCCGATATTCAGAATGCGATCCGAAGCGGAGAAATTTCTGCGGGACACGGAAGAGCCATCATCAGTCTTGAAAGTGAGGAACATCAGCAGATTTTGTTTGATCTTATTATCAAAGAAAAACTCAATGTAAGACAGGCAGAACAGGCAGCTACAGCCATTAAAAACCCGAAATCTCCGGCAGCGAAAAAAGCAAAAGCCGAGCTTTCCAACAATTATAAAAGAGCGCAGAAAACAATTGCAGATATTTTAGATGTAAAAGTTGAAATCAAAGCCTCTCCAAACGGTAAAAAAGGTAAAATTGTTCTGGACTTCAAAAATGAAGATGAGCTGGAATATATTTTATCCCATATTAAATAA
- a CDS encoding ParA family protein — MAKIIGIANQKGGVGKTTTAVNLAAALGVLEKKILIIDADPQANATSGLGVEDVRYSTYNLLEHSVETSKCIKQTATPNLDIVPSHIDLVAAEIELVDKEEREYMLKKALQSVRDDYDYIIIDCAPSLGLITVNALTAADSVIIPIQCEYFALEGLGKLLNTIKNVQKIHNKDLDIEGLLLTMYDSRLRLSNQVVEEVNSHFPEMVFETIISRNVRLSEAPSFGESILNYDAESKGAIQYIQLAEEVLLKNEKLVKN; from the coding sequence ATGGCAAAAATCATAGGTATCGCTAATCAGAAAGGGGGAGTTGGGAAAACAACAACAGCTGTTAATTTAGCCGCAGCATTAGGGGTATTAGAGAAAAAAATATTAATCATCGATGCAGATCCTCAGGCAAATGCAACTTCAGGTTTAGGCGTGGAAGACGTAAGATATTCTACATACAATCTTTTGGAGCATAGCGTGGAAACTTCAAAATGCATCAAGCAGACAGCAACTCCGAATTTGGATATTGTACCTTCTCACATCGATTTGGTGGCAGCGGAAATTGAGCTTGTCGACAAAGAAGAGCGTGAGTATATGCTTAAAAAAGCTTTACAGAGCGTAAGAGACGATTATGATTATATTATTATCGATTGTGCGCCGAGTTTAGGTCTTATTACCGTAAATGCACTTACAGCAGCAGATTCTGTAATTATCCCGATTCAGTGTGAGTATTTTGCATTGGAAGGTCTTGGAAAATTACTCAATACCATCAAAAACGTTCAGAAAATCCACAATAAAGATCTGGATATCGAAGGTTTGCTTCTTACGATGTACGACAGCCGTTTGAGACTATCCAATCAGGTCGTGGAAGAAGTAAATTCTCATTTCCCTGAAATGGTATTCGAAACCATTATCAGCAGAAATGTACGATTAAGCGAAGCGCCAAGTTTCGGAGAAAGTATCCTGAATTACGATGCAGAAAGTAAAGGAGCAATACAGTACATTCAGTTGGCAGAAGAAGTTTTATTGAAAAACGAAAAATTAGTAAAGAATTAA
- a CDS encoding energy transducer TonB, whose amino-acid sequence MKHTNQNQEFRFNEVLFEHRNKEYGAYVLRRESDRILTKAFFIGVSVLAAVSLTPLAINVLKTEPTVIPVDGPPVVIKLKKVDRPDTPPIKVEPIKPASSPKQYKSIVPEPKVDAVEPAKIEKPKDATPGLVDNLKGEPVKPDVFTPPVITIGTGTDPVVKPVVEVEKKDPNKIFNSGDLGKEANFDGGIDSFRNKVMSNFDGSGFDSGDVMKTTITFIVEKDGTISGIKAAGSDADFNSEAVRTIRSIKGKWTPAKNKQGESVRSYFKFPITMKFDQ is encoded by the coding sequence ATGAAACACACAAATCAAAATCAGGAATTTCGTTTTAACGAAGTTCTTTTCGAACACCGTAACAAAGAATACGGAGCTTATGTATTAAGAAGAGAATCAGACAGAATCTTAACAAAAGCATTTTTTATAGGAGTCAGTGTATTGGCTGCCGTTTCTTTAACTCCGCTTGCGATTAATGTATTAAAGACAGAGCCAACTGTAATACCAGTTGATGGACCTCCCGTAGTAATAAAATTAAAAAAGGTAGATCGTCCTGATACTCCTCCTATTAAAGTAGAACCTATAAAACCAGCTTCTTCTCCAAAACAATACAAAAGTATTGTACCAGAACCTAAAGTTGATGCTGTTGAGCCTGCTAAAATCGAAAAACCAAAAGATGCAACGCCTGGGTTGGTTGATAATTTGAAAGGAGAACCAGTTAAGCCGGACGTGTTCACTCCTCCAGTTATAACAATCGGAACAGGAACAGATCCTGTAGTGAAACCTGTTGTAGAGGTAGAAAAGAAAGATCCCAATAAAATTTTCAATAGTGGAGATTTAGGAAAAGAAGCAAATTTTGATGGAGGAATCGACTCATTCAGAAATAAAGTAATGAGTAATTTTGACGGATCAGGATTTGATTCTGGTGATGTAATGAAAACTACGATTACTTTCATTGTAGAAAAAGACGGTACCATTTCTGGAATAAAAGCTGCGGGTTCAGATGCGGATTTCAACAGTGAGGCGGTAAGAACAATCAGATCGATTAAAGGAAAATGGACACCTGCAAAAAACAAACAGGGTGAATCCGTAAGAAGTTATTTCAAATTTCCGATCACGATGAAATTTGATCAATAA
- a CDS encoding adenylosuccinate synthase has product MSTYVVVGLQYGDEGKGKITDVLSAKSDYVVRFQGGDNAGHTVYVGEEKFVLHLLPSGVLQCKGKCIIANGVVVNPKSFIKEVNQIESKGLKTDHIFISRRAHVIMPYHILLDTYREEEHGGTQIGTTKKGIGPCYEDKIARVGIRMIDLLNPEILRDKIEKNLKIKNSLFEKYFGKPTLDVEEIYNEYLEIGKQLQHRIVDTELELNEAIRDGKNVLFEGAQALMLDIDFGTYPYVTSSSPSTGGVCTGAGVPPTSLQNLIGVAKAYCTRVGNGPFPSELDNELGEKIRQIGGEFGATTGRPRRTGWLDLVSLKHACMINGINNLVITKLDVLTGIENLKVVTHYKTEDGKIIDYFTSSTEKLYNYEPIYQDLPGWNEDITKARSYDELPQTAQEYIEFIEKYLGINVYLVSVGPERSQNIIRKELF; this is encoded by the coding sequence ATGTCAACTTACGTAGTTGTAGGTCTTCAGTATGGAGATGAAGGTAAAGGAAAAATCACGGATGTTTTATCGGCAAAATCAGATTACGTTGTACGTTTCCAAGGGGGAGACAACGCGGGTCACACGGTTTATGTGGGTGAAGAGAAATTCGTTTTGCACCTTCTTCCATCGGGAGTTCTTCAGTGCAAAGGGAAATGTATCATTGCCAACGGAGTAGTGGTAAATCCTAAATCTTTCATTAAGGAGGTGAATCAGATTGAAAGCAAAGGCTTAAAGACAGATCACATTTTCATCAGCAGAAGAGCGCATGTCATCATGCCTTACCACATTCTTTTGGATACGTACCGTGAAGAAGAGCACGGAGGAACGCAGATCGGGACAACAAAAAAAGGAATCGGACCTTGCTATGAAGATAAAATTGCAAGAGTGGGGATCAGAATGATCGACCTTTTGAATCCTGAGATCTTAAGAGACAAAATCGAGAAAAACTTAAAAATCAAGAATTCTCTTTTTGAAAAATACTTCGGAAAACCAACATTGGATGTTGAAGAAATTTACAACGAATATTTAGAAATCGGAAAACAGCTTCAGCACAGAATCGTAGATACCGAACTTGAACTGAACGAAGCGATCAGAGACGGTAAAAATGTTCTGTTCGAAGGAGCGCAGGCTTTAATGCTTGATATTGACTTCGGAACGTATCCATATGTAACTTCATCTTCTCCTTCAACTGGAGGAGTTTGTACAGGAGCGGGAGTTCCACCGACTTCATTGCAGAATTTAATTGGTGTTGCCAAAGCATACTGTACAAGAGTAGGAAACGGACCTTTCCCTTCAGAACTGGATAACGAACTGGGTGAGAAAATCAGACAGATCGGAGGAGAATTCGGAGCAACGACAGGTAGACCGAGAAGAACAGGCTGGTTAGACCTTGTTTCTTTGAAGCACGCTTGTATGATCAACGGAATCAATAATTTAGTGATTACGAAATTAGACGTTCTTACAGGAATTGAAAATTTAAAAGTCGTTACACATTACAAAACCGAAGACGGAAAAATCATCGATTATTTCACTTCATCCACCGAAAAATTATACAACTACGAACCGATCTATCAGGATTTGCCGGGTTGGAACGAAGATATCACGAAAGCCAGAAGCTACGACGAACTTCCGCAAACCGCTCAGGAATACATCGAGTTTATCGAGAAATATTTAGGAATCAACGTTTATTTAGTTTCTGTTGGTCCTGAAAGAAGCCAGAACATTATCAGAAAAGAATTATTCTAA
- a CDS encoding DUF2461 domain-containing protein — protein MMSATISPKVFEFLNQLTVNNNREWFTENKNLYTESQENVIAFLDDLIKEMSGFDDELGKIDAKKSLFRIYRDTRFSKDKIPYKTNFGASLGMGKGSQKGGYYLHLEPGKSFIAGGIYMPESSVLKELRKEISLYGEDFLKVINNKEFKKYFTELDQDDKLKKIPQGFEKEDPMGEYLKLKSFIVVYNLKDEDVFDKNAVKNLAKIFKVMKPLNDFLNTPFL, from the coding sequence ATGATGTCCGCAACAATTTCTCCAAAAGTGTTTGAGTTTCTTAATCAGCTCACTGTTAACAATAACCGCGAATGGTTTACAGAAAATAAAAACCTTTACACGGAATCTCAGGAAAATGTGATTGCTTTCCTTGATGATCTCATTAAAGAAATGTCCGGTTTTGATGATGAGTTAGGAAAAATTGATGCCAAGAAATCTCTGTTCAGAATTTACAGAGATACACGATTTTCAAAGGATAAAATTCCTTATAAAACGAATTTCGGAGCATCTTTGGGAATGGGGAAGGGTAGTCAGAAAGGCGGATATTATCTTCATCTGGAACCGGGAAAATCATTTATTGCAGGAGGAATCTATATGCCCGAATCTTCGGTTTTAAAGGAGTTGAGAAAAGAAATTTCTTTGTATGGAGAGGATTTTCTTAAAGTCATCAATAACAAAGAATTCAAAAAATATTTTACGGAACTTGATCAGGATGATAAGCTGAAAAAAATTCCGCAGGGTTTTGAAAAGGAAGATCCGATGGGAGAGTACCTCAAACTGAAAAGTTTTATCGTGGTTTATAACCTGAAAGATGAAGACGTTTTCGATAAAAATGCCGTGAAAAATCTTGCCAAAATCTTTAAAGTGATGAAGCCTTTGAATGATTTTCTGAATACGCCTTTTTTGTAG
- a CDS encoding DEAD/DEAH box helicase, with the protein MNLFTETNLSPDILKAIGELGYESPTEIQKQTIPFILSDIRDLIALAQTGTGKTAAFSLPILDMIDETSRKIQLLVLCPTRELCLQIAKDIKNYSKYMQNIKTTAVYGGSSIMEQMRSLKDKPQIIVGTPGRVIDLINRKALDFSAIHWLVLDEADEMLSMGFKDELETILSETPETKQTFLFSATMNKEVERISKNYLTKPHRISVGSINEVKKNIKHEYYVAGYRQKKEALKRLIDSNPNQYSIIFCRTRMETQEVADFLMQNGYAADALHGDLSQAQRDTVMKKFRLKNIDILVATDVAARGLDVNSLTHVIHYSLPDDPEVFVHRSGRTGRAGKDGISMSLIKPEESRKLKQIKSATKIEITEGKIPTGDDIIKAQVGGVFESLFEIHEDFFEFDDSLIPDLSAFTKEELAHKLLQFQLKDLAMYYKDRHDLVEQKLSSRDDDRGSRRDRDRGRDRDRGERGERSDRRERGAKPRRKNENMVRFFFNLGKKDQLKKLDVLDIINKATSNGKSKKRAEIGDIEILEKFSFFEVEKSFKGDLLSNISTMKFRGKEMRAEEAN; encoded by the coding sequence ATGAATTTATTTACGGAGACCAATTTAAGTCCTGATATTCTTAAGGCAATTGGCGAACTGGGCTACGAAAGCCCGACAGAAATCCAAAAACAGACTATCCCTTTTATTCTTTCAGATATTCGCGACTTGATCGCACTTGCGCAGACGGGGACAGGCAAAACAGCAGCATTTTCGCTTCCGATTTTGGATATGATTGACGAAACGAGTCGCAAAATCCAGCTTTTGGTGCTTTGTCCGACACGGGAATTATGTCTTCAGATTGCTAAAGACATAAAGAATTATTCTAAGTACATGCAGAACATCAAAACCACAGCCGTTTATGGTGGAAGCAGTATTATGGAGCAAATGAGATCTCTGAAGGACAAACCGCAGATTATTGTGGGAACTCCGGGAAGAGTAATCGATTTGATTAACAGAAAGGCTTTAGACTTTTCTGCTATTCACTGGTTGGTTTTGGATGAAGCAGACGAAATGCTTTCCATGGGTTTCAAAGACGAATTGGAAACCATTTTAAGCGAAACACCGGAAACAAAACAAACTTTCCTTTTCTCGGCAACGATGAACAAGGAAGTGGAAAGAATTTCCAAAAACTATCTTACGAAGCCGCACAGAATTTCTGTAGGTTCTATTAACGAGGTTAAAAAGAACATTAAGCATGAATATTATGTGGCAGGTTACCGTCAGAAAAAAGAAGCTTTAAAGAGATTAATTGATTCTAACCCGAATCAGTACTCCATTATTTTCTGCAGAACAAGAATGGAAACTCAGGAAGTTGCCGATTTCTTAATGCAGAACGGTTATGCAGCAGATGCACTTCACGGAGATCTTTCTCAGGCGCAAAGAGATACGGTAATGAAGAAATTCAGACTGAAAAATATTGATATTCTTGTAGCAACAGACGTTGCAGCGAGAGGTCTGGATGTAAATTCTCTTACCCATGTTATCCACTATTCTTTACCGGACGATCCTGAAGTTTTCGTACACAGAAGCGGAAGAACAGGAAGAGCAGGAAAAGACGGAATTTCAATGTCTTTAATTAAGCCTGAAGAAAGCAGAAAATTAAAACAGATCAAATCGGCTACGAAAATTGAAATCACGGAAGGCAAAATCCCTACCGGAGACGATATTATCAAAGCTCAGGTTGGAGGAGTTTTCGAAAGTCTATTCGAAATACACGAAGATTTCTTTGAATTTGATGATTCTCTGATCCCTGATTTATCGGCATTTACCAAAGAAGAACTGGCGCACAAACTTCTTCAGTTCCAGTTAAAGGATCTTGCAATGTATTACAAAGACAGACATGATCTTGTGGAGCAGAAACTAAGCAGCAGAGATGACGACAGAGGTTCCAGAAGAGATCGTGACAGAGGAAGAGACCGCGACAGAGGGGAACGTGGAGAAAGAAGCGACAGAAGAGAACGTGGTGCAAAACCAAGAAGAAAGAACGAAAATATGGTTCGATTTTTCTTCAATCTTGGTAAAAAAGACCAGTTGAAAAAACTTGACGTTTTAGACATCATCAACAAAGCGACATCGAACGGAAAAAGCAAAAAAAGAGCTGAGATCGGAGACATCGAAATTTTAGAGAAATTCTCTTTCTTCGAAGTTGAAAAATCTTTCAAAGGAGATCTTTTAAGCAATATTTCCACAATGAAATTCAGAGGTAAGGAAATGAGAGCTGAAGAGGCTAATTAA
- a CDS encoding DUF47 domain-containing protein, protein MGIGNIFHAFQPKDKIFFVLFEKVTENLVAMSEEFNHGIKDFDLNDDSMLKKMSDYEHKNDELTHEIFVELGKNFITPFDREDIHTLATGLDDIADYIYASTKYIFLYKSPEMKAYSDFSLLIHKACLEIQNAMKNLKGFKNMEQVKEACIKVNSIENIADDLLSNSMVELFETNDAINIIKVSSVLNYLEVVTDKAEDVANTIENIMIKYA, encoded by the coding sequence ATGGGAATTGGTAATATTTTCCACGCTTTTCAACCGAAAGATAAAATCTTCTTTGTGCTTTTCGAAAAAGTAACAGAAAACCTTGTAGCAATGTCTGAGGAATTCAACCACGGAATCAAAGATTTCGATCTGAACGACGATTCTATGTTGAAAAAGATGAGCGATTACGAACACAAAAATGATGAGCTTACTCATGAAATCTTCGTAGAACTGGGGAAAAACTTCATTACTCCTTTCGACAGAGAAGACATCCACACTTTAGCAACAGGATTAGACGATATCGCAGATTATATCTACGCTTCCACAAAATATATTTTCCTTTACAAATCGCCGGAAATGAAGGCATACTCCGACTTCTCATTGCTAATCCACAAAGCTTGTCTTGAGATCCAGAATGCAATGAAAAACCTGAAAGGATTCAAAAATATGGAGCAGGTAAAAGAAGCTTGTATCAAAGTAAACTCTATCGAAAACATTGCAGACGATCTGTTATCCAATTCTATGGTAGAATTATTCGAAACAAACGACGCGATCAACATTATCAAAGTTTCATCTGTACTTAATTATCTTGAAGTCGTAACTGACAAAGCAGAAGATGTTGCCAACACGATTGAAAACATCATGATTAAATACGCTTAA
- a CDS encoding inorganic phosphate transporter: MEFPILLIVIIALALIFDYINGFHDAANSIATIVSTKVLTPFQAVLWAALWNFAAFFIAAYIIGEFKIGNTIAKTVNENFITLEVIFSGLVAAIAWNLLTWWFGIPSSSSHTLIGGFLGAALMHAFMMDYHNVAAAQPELGTWETVKAAASQVTHQSVVKFDKVIPIFLFIFMAPIIGMIISIIITLIIVHLYKRSNPHKADQSFKKLQLASSALFSLGHGLNDAQKVMGIIGAALIYYHVEMLHDPIYLNLESAARFDYFAQHYIWVPLVSFIAIALGTMSGGWKIIKTMGTKITKVTSLEGVSAETAGAITLFITDHFGIPVSTTHTITGSIIGVGLTKRVSAVRWGITVSLLWAWVLTIPISAIVAGITYLAVTALS, from the coding sequence ATGGAATTTCCGATTTTACTTATAGTTATTATTGCATTGGCTTTAATATTCGATTACATCAATGGTTTTCATGATGCAGCCAACTCAATTGCGACTATTGTTTCTACAAAAGTTTTAACTCCGTTCCAGGCAGTTCTTTGGGCAGCACTCTGGAATTTTGCAGCATTCTTCATTGCGGCTTATATCATCGGAGAATTTAAAATTGGTAATACAATTGCCAAAACAGTTAATGAGAATTTTATCACCCTCGAAGTTATCTTTTCAGGTCTAGTTGCGGCAATCGCATGGAACCTTTTAACGTGGTGGTTTGGTATTCCTTCCTCCTCTTCACACACGCTGATCGGAGGATTTTTAGGAGCAGCTTTAATGCACGCTTTTATGATGGATTATCACAACGTTGCAGCAGCACAGCCGGAATTGGGGACTTGGGAAACCGTAAAGGCAGCCGCTTCGCAGGTAACGCACCAGAGCGTTGTGAAATTTGATAAAGTAATCCCTATTTTCCTTTTCATTTTCATGGCTCCGATTATCGGGATGATTATCTCAATTATCATTACTTTAATTATTGTTCACCTTTATAAAAGATCAAACCCGCACAAAGCAGACCAGTCTTTCAAAAAACTGCAGCTTGCTTCTTCAGCGCTTTTCAGTTTAGGACATGGTCTTAATGACGCGCAGAAAGTAATGGGAATCATTGGAGCAGCATTAATTTATTATCACGTTGAAATGCTTCACGATCCGATTTATTTAAATCTTGAATCAGCAGCACGTTTTGATTATTTCGCACAGCATTATATCTGGGTTCCTCTGGTTTCGTTTATCGCGATCGCTTTAGGTACAATGAGCGGTGGATGGAAGATCATCAAAACCATGGGAACGAAAATTACAAAAGTAACTTCTCTGGAAGGAGTAAGTGCTGAAACAGCAGGTGCTATTACGTTATTTATTACAGATCACTTCGGGATTCCTGTTTCTACCACACACACGATTACAGGTTCTATTATCGGGGTTGGTCTTACTAAAAGAGTTTCTGCCGTAAGATGGGGAATCACCGTAAGCCTTCTTTGGGCATGGGTTCTTACCATTCCTATTTCAGCAATTGTTGCCGGAATTACTTACCTTGCAGTAACTGCATTATCTTAA
- a CDS encoding type II toxin-antitoxin system RelE/ParE family toxin, protein MAKQIIWTKRASNEWLDILQYWINRNKSNSFSIKLNNLIKNNLELLSEFPDIGRKTDIPNVSVKIVHKYLLYYECVDHKIYILTIRHGSKNPDTVQSK, encoded by the coding sequence ATGGCTAAACAAATAATCTGGACAAAAAGAGCCAGCAATGAATGGCTAGATATTCTTCAGTATTGGATTAACAGGAACAAATCAAACTCATTCAGTATAAAGCTTAATAATTTAATCAAAAATAATTTAGAATTACTTTCTGAATTTCCGGATATTGGAAGAAAGACAGATATACCAAACGTTTCCGTAAAGATTGTCCATAAATACCTTCTTTATTACGAATGTGTAGATCATAAAATTTATATTCTCACCATTCGACATGGAAGTAAAAACCCGGATACGGTTCAATCAAAATAA
- a CDS encoding polyprenyl synthetase family protein produces MEFLDRYQQIVADAITKYTFKDKPTELYEPMNYIISHGGKRLRPIMVLMACDLFGGDLKEAIKPALAIEFFHNFTLIHDDIMDEAPLRRNKPTIHTLHGINVGILSGDGLMLKAYKFFEDLEPEIFKACIRIFTHTGLLLCEGQQYDINFETQENVTFDDYIRMITYKTGVLSASSFEIGALIAKANFKDAKSIFNFGKHIGIAFQIMDDYLDVFGDQAQFGKKHAGDIYENKKTVLYLMAREHATEEERKELDYWYSKKTDNIDKVYGVEKIFRRTKVDEKALRLIEKHNEIGQSYLQKIDIPEEKKKPFAELANYLLRRES; encoded by the coding sequence ATGGAATTTTTAGACAGATATCAGCAGATTGTTGCGGATGCCATTACCAAATATACCTTTAAAGATAAACCAACTGAACTTTACGAGCCTATGAACTACATTATTTCGCACGGAGGAAAGCGTCTTCGTCCGATCATGGTTCTAATGGCCTGCGATTTGTTTGGAGGCGATCTTAAAGAAGCTATAAAGCCGGCTCTGGCAATTGAATTTTTCCATAACTTCACCCTGATCCATGATGATATTATGGATGAAGCTCCGTTAAGAAGAAACAAACCGACGATTCATACGCTACACGGAATTAATGTCGGAATTCTTTCAGGAGACGGACTGATGCTGAAAGCCTATAAATTTTTCGAAGATCTTGAACCTGAAATTTTCAAGGCGTGTATCAGAATTTTCACGCATACAGGATTGCTTTTATGCGAAGGGCAGCAATATGACATCAATTTCGAAACTCAAGAAAACGTAACGTTTGATGATTACATCAGAATGATTACTTACAAAACAGGAGTTTTAAGTGCTTCTTCTTTTGAAATCGGAGCATTAATTGCAAAAGCAAACTTCAAAGATGCAAAATCAATTTTCAACTTCGGAAAACACATCGGAATTGCATTCCAGATCATGGACGATTATCTGGATGTTTTCGGAGATCAGGCACAATTCGGTAAAAAACACGCCGGAGATATTTACGAAAACAAAAAGACCGTTCTTTACCTGATGGCGAGAGAACACGCTACGGAAGAAGAGAGAAAAGAGCTGGATTACTGGTATTCTAAAAAGACCGATAACATCGATAAAGTTTACGGTGTGGAAAAGATTTTCAGAAGAACGAAAGTAGACGAAAAAGCGTTACGTCTGATCGAAAAACATAACGAAATCGGGCAAAGCTACCTTCAGAAAATTGATATTCCGGAGGAAAAGAAAAAACCGTTTGCTGAACTTGCCAATTATTTATTGAGAAGAGAATCATAA